The Fodinibius salinus nucleotide sequence CCATCTCGGTCACTACTGAAAGCAATTTGTGACTCGTCGGGTGACCAGCTACCCAAACCTATATTAACATCCGAAATTAGCTTTTGCTGTTCACTGCCATCAGCATTCATTCTGAATAAGCCATCTTGTGAGAAATCGGTATATAGTATTTGGGTTCCGTCTGAGGAGATATCTCCAATGTAATGGTTGCCCACATTCGTTAACTGCCTTACATCACTACCATCTTCATTCATCACAAAAATATATGGGTAGGAATCTCGATCACTTAGAAAAACGATTTCATTCCTTAGTTGTGCCTCGCATTCAAGATCAAAAGTAGTAGAAGTGGTATCTCCGGCCGTCACCGACACATTCTTCGGATTATCACCGGTTATGGTGCAATTGCTAGTTAAGCCGGATAATTCTACATCAACACTTCCTTCAGAAAGATCAGTAAGAATGGTGGTATCATTAGGGTCAATACTGGAACTTGCATTTGCAGCAGCCACCGTAAAACCGTCGCCGTCTATATCATCACCGGTGGTACTAGTGGTTACTTCCACAGCACCGGTAGTGAGTTCCGGCGGAGGTTCGGATCCAGTACTGTCACCGCCACCGCAGGAAACTAACAAAAAGCTTAAAACAAGAGATAGTAACGTTGATTTATACATAATAAGGGAAGTTTATTAAAGGTTGTCTGACACTAGACTACACAAGTCAAAAGAAAATTAATTCAGGAAAAGCCCGTATCGGAATTCACTCCGGTACGGACAGGTCATCTTTAATAGTGTTTTTTCTCGCTATTTATTGAATTCAAGACGTCAATTGATTATATATTTGATGATTGTTTATAATTAGAAAATTTTAGGGTCTTCTTTACTAGTAAATACGCAATCACATATTAAATCAGGTCATTTTTTATATATTTTTTTGACGCATGGATAAACAAGGAGTAACAAAGCTATTAGTACGTCTTAAGGAGGGCGAACAGGAGGTTTATGACCAACTATATCCGCTGATTTATGAAGAATTGCGGGATATTGCCTATGCACATATGAGCCGGCAGTCAGCAGATCATACCCTTTCGAAAACAGAGTTGGTACATGAAACCTACTTGAAACTAATTAATCAGTCACAAATAGACTTTACTGATAAAAGCCATTTTTTAGCAATTGCATCTCGCTGCATGCGGCAAATTCTTGTGGATTATGCTCGCAAAAAACACGCAAAAAAACGTGGCGGTAAAAAACAAGATATTACCTACATTGATGAAATTTTTGAAAAACAGGATAAAAAAGCACAAGAGCTTATTAATATAGATAATGCGCTAGACCAGCTGGAAGAGCTCAATGAGCGGCTAAGTAAAGTAGTTGAAATGCGGTTTTTTGGAGAAATGACGATCGAACAAACAGCTAAAGCCCTGGATATATCAGAGAGTACCGTAAAACGAGACTGGATGAAGGCCCGCGGATGGCTTTATAAAAAACTGAAAGAGCGATTTGATATACAATAAAATGAGCTATTTCTGCTCATAAATACGTATATAAGATCTAGATATTTATTCTGGGCTATAGTATTAATTATTTCCCTATCGAATAACTACCGTATATTATGAGCGATATAAATTGGCATAAAGTAGAAACGATTGTTGATCAAGCTCTGGAACTACCTGAAGATAAACGGAAAACATTTGTTCAACAAAAATGTAAGGGAAATCCTAAACTTAAGGGAGAGGTTACACAACTCTTGGAGTCTATTTTTGATTCGGAGGGATGGCTCGACAATCCAGCAAAGTATAAAAATGAGTTCTATAGTGAAGTAGCTGATAATATCGAATCCCTGTCTCCTGATCGTTCTTTAATCGGTCAAAAAGTAGGTGGCTTTACTATTACAAAAGAGCTGGGTACCGGTGGAATGGGATCAGTATACCTGGCCCAACGTACTGAAGAAGAGTATGATCACCAAGTGGCAATCAAGATTATTCGGGATAGCCGGGCAACCCCCTCAAATCTACAACGATTTAAAAGAGAGCAAAAAATTCTGGCTGAACTGAATCATCCCGGAATTGCCCGATTTTTTGATGGTGGTATTACTGAAAATGGTACTCCCTATATTATTATGGAATATGTGGAAGGAGTGCCTGTAGATGAATATTGTAAGCAAAATAATTGTACCATTGGGCAAAAAATTAATCTTTTTAAACAGGTGCTTCAGGCCGTACGCCATGCACATGAGAACTTAGTTATTCACCGAGATTTGAAGCCCGGTAACATTTTAGTGGATAATAATGGAACCGTAAAAATACTGGATTTTGGTATTTCTAAGCTTCTCGAAGATGATGAGGATCTCCAGCTCACCCAAACCGGCAACCGTATGCTAACTCCCCGCTACGCGGCCCCCGAACAAATTAAAGAAACTAATATTACCACAGCTACGGATCTCTATACACTGGGAGTTATTTTATATGAATTACTGACTAACTCAACACCATTTGATTTAGAGAATACATCCTTACATAAGATTGAAAAACAAATCCTGCACAAAGAACCGGTTTCCCCTAGCCGTACGGTCAATGACAAGGGAATCCAAAAGAAGCTACGCGGCGATCTGGATGCTATTATACTCAAAGCTATACGAAAAGAGCCGGGCCAACGATATCGTGTAGCCAATGAATTTTTAGAGGATCTGGACCGTTACCAAACGGGCGTGCCCGTCTCTGCCCGGGAGGGTTCCTTCCGTTACCGCACCTACAAGTTTATTAACCGACATAAGAAAGGGATCGTTACTGCAGCCGGTGTATTAGTTTTTATCATAGGGTTGAGTGGATTTTATGGCTGGCGAATTACGCAAGAGCGCGACCAAGCGCAGTTTGAAGCAAAACGGGCTGAAGAGATTACCAACTTCTTAGTTTCCACACTGGAGTTAAATAATCCTAGCGAAAATTCAGGTGATGACATCACTATTAATGATGCATTAAATCGTGGTATTGACTATCTGCAGAAGCAAGATATGTCAGCCTTAAACCGTGCAACGATCCTTGGGACTATTGGATCTATTCAAATTAAAAATGGTGATATTGATCAAGCGGAAAAGAGTTTAGAAAAAGCA carries:
- a CDS encoding TolB family protein gives rise to the protein MYKSTLLSLVLSFLLVSCGGGDSTGSEPPPELTTGAVEVTTSTTGDDIDGDGFTVAAANASSSIDPNDTTILTDLSEGSVDVELSGLTSNCTITGDNPKNVSVTAGDTTSTTFDLECEAQLRNEIVFLSDRDSYPYIFVMNEDGSDVRQLTNVGNHYIGDISSDGTQILYTDFSQDGLFRMNADGSEQQKLISDVNIGLGSWSPDESQIAFSSDRDGDYELYITDADGSNINQLTDNTYGDDSPDWSPNSDKVVFRSRPGSSFNLYTMNTDGTGLRQLTSQSSNVGGAQWSHDGQKLVFSRGEDIYTINADGSDEQLVYDGSRNLFNPSWSPDDSKIVYERNMSQGGYEIYVIDSDGGGQPTNITNSSSSNDKVPFWSPVQ
- a CDS encoding ECF-type sigma factor, with protein sequence MDKQGVTKLLVRLKEGEQEVYDQLYPLIYEELRDIAYAHMSRQSADHTLSKTELVHETYLKLINQSQIDFTDKSHFLAIASRCMRQILVDYARKKHAKKRGGKKQDITYIDEIFEKQDKKAQELINIDNALDQLEELNERLSKVVEMRFFGEMTIEQTAKALDISESTVKRDWMKARGWLYKKLKERFDIQ
- a CDS encoding serine/threonine-protein kinase, which codes for MSDINWHKVETIVDQALELPEDKRKTFVQQKCKGNPKLKGEVTQLLESIFDSEGWLDNPAKYKNEFYSEVADNIESLSPDRSLIGQKVGGFTITKELGTGGMGSVYLAQRTEEEYDHQVAIKIIRDSRATPSNLQRFKREQKILAELNHPGIARFFDGGITENGTPYIIMEYVEGVPVDEYCKQNNCTIGQKINLFKQVLQAVRHAHENLVIHRDLKPGNILVDNNGTVKILDFGISKLLEDDEDLQLTQTGNRMLTPRYAAPEQIKETNITTATDLYTLGVILYELLTNSTPFDLENTSLHKIEKQILHKEPVSPSRTVNDKGIQKKLRGDLDAIILKAIRKEPGQRYRVANEFLEDLDRYQTGVPVSAREGSFRYRTYKFINRHKKGIVTAAGVLVFIIGLSGFYGWRITQERDQAQFEAKRAEEITNFLVSTLELNNPSENSGDDITINDALNRGIDYLQKQDMSALNRATILGTIGSIQIKNGDIDQAEKSLEKAITFVTDSLEKQTPKTLLIGSIYAEWNKLVGNMEKAEQYFQLSDSLYQKNNLQNSPSFLEHQLNYSDFLLEVGKYQKALTILSGLDNIFEKFEQDDESTVDFLADMYNNRGRAYKNLGKNQKALRNLEQALEIKRQIYDEDNPKIAKLYHNTGVVYATIADYPKAMEMAKKAYEIRLNVFNPTHRLVGSTLQLLGNIAIGLGNYDQAYNYIKESVTITKKQHGPNHFRYALALREYAKVFSQTGKFDSALQQIQKAEEIIKDNYSSGHPYYGFVMNTYGDIYYKTGNYDKAMTYGDKTIAVFSASLGPSHPNLGRAYANQGKYALHVQQLELADSLLTKSVSILEQHFDNSNPYLKEADSLLKISQKR